A single genomic interval of Shewanella psychropiezotolerans harbors:
- a CDS encoding AraC family transcriptional regulator has translation MKKVILVSHYQGIAPQALRNVPVHSPSIFAIKQGRKLMSWHEESLHIGGGDWLIAAAGSQLTFINEPHHQQFSSVQVSFLQPPSQELMDEIEVGYSKGNRKENKHRGNKGEARAVLSSAYHEFSQAQSPKLSANSQLCFALELLLSMQGQDLSTQVQSYYLNGFYQQLMEAGCLDKLFPGDPQSLRQRLSRYLAQSPGAEHHIEQVCKLFSMSKSTLTRHLALEGTSFREVLAEVRMLHGLSLMQKKNYRQVDLALLCGYQSESRFSQRFRQQFGVSPKHYMKTVRG, from the coding sequence ATGAAAAAAGTGATCTTGGTGAGTCATTATCAGGGCATAGCACCACAGGCACTGCGTAATGTACCTGTGCATAGCCCGAGTATTTTTGCGATCAAACAAGGCCGTAAACTCATGAGCTGGCATGAAGAGTCACTTCATATTGGTGGCGGCGACTGGTTGATCGCCGCGGCGGGTAGTCAGCTCACTTTTATCAATGAGCCCCATCATCAGCAGTTCAGCTCGGTGCAGGTATCATTTTTGCAGCCACCAAGCCAAGAGTTGATGGATGAGATTGAAGTTGGATATAGCAAAGGAAACAGGAAAGAAAATAAGCACAGAGGAAACAAGGGGGAGGCGAGAGCGGTCCTGTCATCGGCATATCATGAATTTTCTCAGGCTCAGTCGCCTAAGTTAAGCGCGAATAGTCAACTCTGCTTTGCCTTAGAGCTGTTATTGAGCATGCAGGGGCAGGATTTAAGCACTCAGGTACAAAGTTACTACCTAAATGGCTTCTATCAGCAACTCATGGAAGCGGGCTGCTTGGACAAGCTGTTTCCCGGCGATCCGCAATCATTGCGGCAGAGACTTAGCCGTTATCTGGCCCAGAGTCCTGGAGCCGAACATCACATTGAGCAAGTCTGTAAGCTTTTTTCCATGAGTAAGTCGACACTGACGCGTCATCTGGCCCTGGAGGGCACTTCGTTCAGGGAGGTGCTGGCCGAAGTGCGTATGCTCCATGGTTTGAGTTTGATGCAGAAGAAAAATTACCGACAGGTCGACTTAGCCCTGCTCTGTGGTTATCAGTCGGAGTCGCGTTTCTCCCAACGCTTTCGCCAACAATTTGGTGTTAGCCCAAAACAC
- a CDS encoding YbhB/YbcL family Raf kinase inhibitor-like protein, with translation MKVINLLPIMAAFIGISASAMEISSQDIKEGQLMGKTFEFSGMGCNGGNLSPQLSWIKVPPGTKSFAITAYDPDAPTESGWWHWTVLNIPVSTLSLPRGASGKASVGLETRTDFGKPGFGGACPPKGDGMHRYQFTVWALPKAKIDLPADISPAVVGFTLNSMVIEKAVLTATYVR, from the coding sequence ATGAAAGTCATCAATCTATTACCCATCATGGCCGCATTTATCGGCATATCCGCCTCGGCCATGGAGATATCGAGTCAAGATATCAAAGAAGGCCAGCTTATGGGCAAGACGTTTGAATTTTCCGGTATGGGCTGTAATGGCGGTAATCTCTCTCCCCAGCTTTCCTGGATTAAGGTGCCGCCCGGTACTAAGAGCTTCGCTATCACGGCTTATGATCCTGATGCACCAACTGAAAGTGGTTGGTGGCACTGGACGGTATTAAATATTCCCGTGTCCACACTCAGCTTGCCACGGGGCGCATCGGGTAAGGCATCAGTGGGATTAGAGACTCGCACTGATTTTGGTAAACCCGGCTTTGGCGGTGCATGTCCGCCTAAGGGTGATGGCATGCACAGATATCAGTTCACCGTGTGGGCGTTGCCGAAAGCTAAGATAGATCTGCCTGCTGACATTTCGCCCGCGGTAGTGGGTTTCACCCTCAATAGTATGGTGATTGAGAAAGCTGTGTTGACGGCCACTTATGTGCGCTAG
- a CDS encoding acyl-CoA dehydrogenase C-terminal domain-containing protein, which yields MPIYQAPLRDYQFVLNELLNIYQRTELKGFDEIDADLGDAILQGVADFTTEVMLPLNGSGDVEGCKLVDGKVIAPKGFADAYKQYVDNGWATLTCDPEYGGQGLPECIGVFATEMKTATNMAFAMYPGLTHGAYAAIHAHGSDALKQKYLEKLVSGEWTGTMNLTESHAGTDLALLRTKAVEAGEGLFAISGEKIFISSGDHDLAENIIHLVLARLPDAPEGVKGISLFAVPKIMVNADGSLGEANSLCAAALEHKMGIHGNSTCVMNFDAAIGELIGEPHQGLRAMFTMMNQARLGVGVQGLGVSEIAYQNALAYAKDRIQGRGLSGVKDASQAADPILVHGDVRRMLMAQKSFNEGARALIGQQALWLDEAERHPDADKAKAANKLAALFTPIVKGFITDRGFNACVDAQQVFGGHGYIHEWGMEQFVRDIRIAMLYEGTNGVQALDLVGRKLMGDKGATLMVWSEMVKTLIGENMANDAMKPYLAGLMDASGDLEKATQFLAANAPKNPDILGAGSMPYMQILGITVLAWMWTRSAVTALAALESGTEDKAFYEGKLKTAQFYMSYWTVQTRSLRKQIESSSELLTQLEEADFDL from the coding sequence ACTTAACGAACTTCTCAATATATATCAGCGCACTGAGCTTAAAGGCTTCGATGAAATCGATGCCGACTTAGGTGATGCAATCTTGCAAGGAGTGGCGGACTTTACCACAGAGGTCATGTTGCCCCTCAATGGCAGTGGCGATGTTGAAGGCTGTAAGTTGGTCGATGGCAAGGTTATCGCCCCCAAAGGCTTTGCTGATGCGTATAAGCAATATGTCGACAATGGTTGGGCGACGCTGACCTGCGATCCTGAGTACGGTGGTCAAGGGCTTCCTGAGTGTATCGGTGTGTTTGCTACCGAGATGAAAACGGCCACTAATATGGCGTTTGCCATGTATCCGGGTCTGACACATGGCGCTTATGCGGCAATTCATGCCCATGGTAGCGATGCACTGAAACAGAAATATTTAGAGAAATTGGTTTCCGGTGAATGGACCGGCACCATGAACCTTACCGAGTCCCATGCGGGAACAGATCTGGCACTATTGCGAACCAAAGCCGTTGAGGCTGGCGAGGGACTGTTTGCTATTTCGGGCGAGAAGATTTTCATCTCGTCGGGAGATCATGACTTGGCGGAGAATATCATTCACCTGGTGCTTGCCAGACTACCCGATGCACCGGAAGGCGTGAAGGGCATATCACTGTTTGCCGTGCCTAAGATTATGGTTAATGCCGATGGCAGCTTAGGCGAAGCAAACAGCTTATGTGCCGCGGCGCTTGAGCATAAGATGGGCATTCACGGTAACTCAACTTGTGTGATGAATTTCGATGCTGCCATAGGCGAGCTTATCGGTGAGCCACATCAGGGCCTGAGAGCCATGTTTACCATGATGAACCAAGCCAGACTCGGTGTGGGCGTTCAAGGTTTAGGGGTATCAGAAATTGCCTACCAAAATGCCTTGGCTTATGCCAAAGACAGAATTCAGGGCCGAGGCTTAAGTGGCGTAAAAGATGCGTCACAGGCCGCCGACCCTATCTTGGTTCATGGCGATGTACGACGTATGCTGATGGCGCAGAAATCCTTCAACGAGGGAGCCAGAGCCTTAATTGGCCAGCAAGCCTTGTGGCTCGACGAAGCCGAGCGTCACCCTGATGCGGATAAGGCAAAAGCGGCTAATAAGCTCGCGGCGCTATTTACCCCGATCGTCAAAGGATTTATCACCGACCGTGGCTTCAATGCCTGTGTCGATGCTCAGCAAGTTTTCGGTGGCCATGGCTATATTCACGAGTGGGGCATGGAGCAGTTCGTGCGCGACATACGTATTGCCATGTTATATGAAGGTACCAATGGCGTGCAGGCATTAGATCTTGTCGGCCGTAAGCTGATGGGGGACAAGGGCGCCACCTTGATGGTTTGGTCAGAGATGGTTAAAACCCTTATCGGTGAAAACATGGCTAATGATGCCATGAAACCTTATCTTGCCGGGCTGATGGATGCGTCAGGGGATCTGGAGAAGGCGACTCAGTTTTTGGCTGCTAATGCTCCTAAGAACCCTGATATCCTGGGGGCGGGCTCAATGCCATATATGCAGATCCTTGGGATCACAGTACTGGCCTGGATGTGGACCCGCAGCGCAGTGACGGCGCTCGCGGCGCTTGAGTCTGGTACTGAAGATAAGGCTTTCTATGAGGGTAAGCTTAAAACGGCTCAGTTTTATATGAGTTATTGGACAGTGCAGACCCGCAGCCTGCGTAAGCAGATTGAGTCCAGCAGTGAACTTTTGACTCAACTTGAAGAGGCCGATTTCGACCTCTAA